Proteins encoded within one genomic window of Equus przewalskii isolate Varuska chromosome 3, EquPr2, whole genome shotgun sequence:
- the IRF8 gene encoding interferon regulatory factor 8 isoform X2, translating to MCDRNGGRRLRQWLIEQIDSNMYPGLIWENDEKSMFRIPWKHAGKQDYNQEVDASIFKAWAVFKGKFKEGDKAEPATWKTRLRCALNKSPDFEEVTDRSQLDISEPYKVYRIVPEEEQKCKLGTATPGCVNEVPEMECGRSEIDELIKEPSVDEYMGMVKRSPSPPEACRSQLFPDWWAQQTSAGGLPLVPGYTTYDPHHTAFSQMVISFYYGGKLVGQTTTTCPDGCRLSLSQAGLPSTKLYGPEGLELVRFPPADAIPSERQRQVTRKLFGHLERGVLLHSSRQGVLVKRLCQGRVFASGNAVVCKDRPNKLERDVVVKVFDTSQFFRDLQHFYNGQGRLPDSRAVLCFGEEFPDMTPLRSKLILVQIEQVYARQLVEEAGKSCGAGSMMQAPEEPQPDQVFRMFPDICASHQRPFFRENQQITV from the exons atGTGTGACAGGAATGGCGGCCGGCGGCTTCGGCAGTGGCTGATCGAGCAAATCGACAGCAACATGTACCCAGGGCTGATTTGGGAAAATGATGAGAAGAGCATGTTCCGGATCCCTTGGAAACACGCCGGCAAACAAGATTATAATCAGGAGGTGGACGCCTCCATTTTCAAG gcCTGGGCAGTTTTTAAAGGGAAGTTTAAGGAAGGGGACAAAGCTGAACCAGCCACTTGGAAGACGAGGCTCCGCTGTGCTTTGAACAAGAGCCCAGATTTTGAGGAAGTAACAGACCGGTCCCAGCTGGACATTTCCGAGCCATACAAAGTTTACCGCATCGTCCCCGAGGAAGAGCAAAAAT GCAAATTAGGCACGGCGACCCCTGGCTGTGTGAATGAAGTCCCGGAGATGGAGTGCGGCCGCTCCGAAATCGACGAGCTGATCAAGGAG CCGTCGGTGGATGAGTACATGGGGATGGTGAAGAGGAGTCCTTCCCCGCCGGAGGCCTGCCGGAGTCAGCTCTTCCCAGACTGGTGGGCGCAGCAGACCAGCGCAG gaggCTTGCCCCTGGTGCCGGGCTACACCACCTATGACCCACACCATACAG CCTTCTCCCAGATGGTCATCAGCTTCTACTACGGGGGCAAGCTGGTGGGCCAGACCACCACCACCTGCCCGGACGGCTGCCGCCTGTCCCTGAGCCAGGCCGGCCTGCCCAGCACCAAGCTGTACGGACCCGAGGGCCTGGAGCTGGTGCGCTTCCCGCCGGCTGATGCCATCCCCAGCGAGCGGCAGAGGCAGGTGACGCGGAAGCTGTTCGGGCACCTGGAGCGCGGCGTGCTTCTGCACAGCAGCCGGCAGGGCGTGCTGGTCAAGCGGCTGTGCCAGGGCCGCGTGTTTGCCAGCGGCAACGCCGTGGTGTGCAAGGACAGGCCCAACAAGCTGGAGCGCGACGTGGTGGTCAAGGTCTTCGACACCAGCCAGTTCTTCCGAG ACCTGCAACACTTCTACAACGGCCAGGGCCGGCTCCCCGACAGCAGGGCAGTGCTGTGCTTTGGCGAGGAGTTCCCCGACATGACGCCCTTGCGCTCCAAACTCATCCTCGTGCAG ATCGAGCAGGTCTATGCCCGGCAGCTGGTGGAAGAAGCTGGGAAGAGCTGCGGGGCGGGCTCCATGATGCAGGCTCCTGAGGAGCCCCAGCCGGACCAGGTCTTCCGGATGTTTCCAGATATTTGTGCCTCACACCAGAGACCCTTTTTCAGAGAAAACCAGCAGATCACCGTTTAA
- the IRF8 gene encoding interferon regulatory factor 8 isoform X1 — MMCDRNGGRRLRQWLIEQIDSNMYPGLIWENDEKSMFRIPWKHAGKQDYNQEVDASIFKAWAVFKGKFKEGDKAEPATWKTRLRCALNKSPDFEEVTDRSQLDISEPYKVYRIVPEEEQKCKLGTATPGCVNEVPEMECGRSEIDELIKEPSVDEYMGMVKRSPSPPEACRSQLFPDWWAQQTSAGGLPLVPGYTTYDPHHTAFSQMVISFYYGGKLVGQTTTTCPDGCRLSLSQAGLPSTKLYGPEGLELVRFPPADAIPSERQRQVTRKLFGHLERGVLLHSSRQGVLVKRLCQGRVFASGNAVVCKDRPNKLERDVVVKVFDTSQFFRDLQHFYNGQGRLPDSRAVLCFGEEFPDMTPLRSKLILVQIEQVYARQLVEEAGKSCGAGSMMQAPEEPQPDQVFRMFPDICASHQRPFFRENQQITV; from the exons AT gatGTGTGACAGGAATGGCGGCCGGCGGCTTCGGCAGTGGCTGATCGAGCAAATCGACAGCAACATGTACCCAGGGCTGATTTGGGAAAATGATGAGAAGAGCATGTTCCGGATCCCTTGGAAACACGCCGGCAAACAAGATTATAATCAGGAGGTGGACGCCTCCATTTTCAAG gcCTGGGCAGTTTTTAAAGGGAAGTTTAAGGAAGGGGACAAAGCTGAACCAGCCACTTGGAAGACGAGGCTCCGCTGTGCTTTGAACAAGAGCCCAGATTTTGAGGAAGTAACAGACCGGTCCCAGCTGGACATTTCCGAGCCATACAAAGTTTACCGCATCGTCCCCGAGGAAGAGCAAAAAT GCAAATTAGGCACGGCGACCCCTGGCTGTGTGAATGAAGTCCCGGAGATGGAGTGCGGCCGCTCCGAAATCGACGAGCTGATCAAGGAG CCGTCGGTGGATGAGTACATGGGGATGGTGAAGAGGAGTCCTTCCCCGCCGGAGGCCTGCCGGAGTCAGCTCTTCCCAGACTGGTGGGCGCAGCAGACCAGCGCAG gaggCTTGCCCCTGGTGCCGGGCTACACCACCTATGACCCACACCATACAG CCTTCTCCCAGATGGTCATCAGCTTCTACTACGGGGGCAAGCTGGTGGGCCAGACCACCACCACCTGCCCGGACGGCTGCCGCCTGTCCCTGAGCCAGGCCGGCCTGCCCAGCACCAAGCTGTACGGACCCGAGGGCCTGGAGCTGGTGCGCTTCCCGCCGGCTGATGCCATCCCCAGCGAGCGGCAGAGGCAGGTGACGCGGAAGCTGTTCGGGCACCTGGAGCGCGGCGTGCTTCTGCACAGCAGCCGGCAGGGCGTGCTGGTCAAGCGGCTGTGCCAGGGCCGCGTGTTTGCCAGCGGCAACGCCGTGGTGTGCAAGGACAGGCCCAACAAGCTGGAGCGCGACGTGGTGGTCAAGGTCTTCGACACCAGCCAGTTCTTCCGAG ACCTGCAACACTTCTACAACGGCCAGGGCCGGCTCCCCGACAGCAGGGCAGTGCTGTGCTTTGGCGAGGAGTTCCCCGACATGACGCCCTTGCGCTCCAAACTCATCCTCGTGCAG ATCGAGCAGGTCTATGCCCGGCAGCTGGTGGAAGAAGCTGGGAAGAGCTGCGGGGCGGGCTCCATGATGCAGGCTCCTGAGGAGCCCCAGCCGGACCAGGTCTTCCGGATGTTTCCAGATATTTGTGCCTCACACCAGAGACCCTTTTTCAGAGAAAACCAGCAGATCACCGTTTAA